The region aattatatgttcctTGAAGGTTTGATTGTAtctgatggaatctattatcagctgTTCCTTCGATTCTAGTGCattcttgaaatattctttCAACCGAGCCTTCATTATAGGTAATATTTTTCTCGCAATATTTGTGGATACGAGATGTTGCACATAATATGTATTTGTTAggcatgtaattggtctgtttTTTACGTATCCGCTATGTTACGCAATTTCTTAGATGGGGGTCATTGGTCCACATTATAAAAATTTGGCATTTCCATTGGATTATTTATTATCCTATTTATGGATTCGACTAGTCATCCATGTAGatatcaaaatttcttcaaccaatagttgtgaattccatctggacctggagatttccaattgtgtgtgtttttcaatatttcatggaacgAAACTGCGTTTTGTGGCATGTTTTctattttatatcaatttttgttgttgttattataaTAAGTTGAGCTGAAACGAAATCATATAAGGAACAGTTCATGCTAATGGCCCATTTCTACTGACTTGATATGTATCAACTATATTTTCTGGAATTCTATTATAAGCTACAAGTTACaggaaattttttaaaaagcTTAAAATATTCTAGCAAAGTTGTTTTCCATATCTATGATAGTTGTCTTTTCGATTCAATACGAAGCTACTTTTTAATAatctattttcattttgtggatTGACTCGTTTGAATaagatatctcaaaaaaatacatttatcGTTGCAATATTCATAGCTCATGTTGGGTTCTATATTCTCAACTGTAAGGTGagatttgatttcagggttgatactgaatatatttattgttaatGATAGAATGGGAGAAATTTCACCTTACACTTAAATTGAACagggtaaataattaaatcagtaaaatatattttcaactaaATGACTGTCCCACTTATCGcagtaaaaattcaatatcaatgATTTATAATACAAAACTGATTTGATTTTAGAAAGATCTAATTTCTTCAACCAGTACAACGGTATTTGAGGTTATGTTCAAACTATTAGATACAGCTTCATACAAAAACTGGTGAATGATATTGGCTTCAAAGTTACTGGTATCAATCTCATTAATGATGAAATTGTTTTATAAATTATCttgtttatcaaaaaaaaaaccactACTCCACGGACACCCGTCAAtggaattttatttgtttgggTACAAAACACAGCCCTATGACAACTGAAATAGCAGAGTGACGTAAGCTGTAATAGAGCGTATCGAaaccaaatttttgttttgaactCTGTGATTACTGTAAATTCAATGGTTGTGCGATCGATGTCAAATTAATGTTAAAAACTTCATTATTATGACAAAAGATTCAGATTATTGGAATAGTTATATTTCTCAGAAAAATGATAAGTGAAGTGTTTTAATGTATTCTTGTTGTACTGAGCACGAAATCTCATAAAGTTTttgtgaaaataatatatagattttatttcaatacatgTATGTTGAGTTTTTAACAAAATTCAAATGGTGTGAAAATAAGCATCAACAAAAACCACTCAATGATGAACATCAAAGGAGTTCCACCAAAAGTCTGGTATTTGGACGTTCAATAGCGTTTGCTTCCACTAATGAAGGTTATTGTTGTGAAATTGGTTCTTTACGCTACTACCTATTATGCGGGATAGGAGGTGAGTATACGAAATCATATTTTATTGGTCATCATCAATCATATTTCCTATGGTGAAGCATGGAATTAACtcatttataatttgaaacgaTTTGTAGTCAATTACTGAACTCAGGGATAGTGTTTCAGCTGATTTGTTCGACTCAGACTGAAGTTTATTACGCTTAAGGgatataaatatatgtataatataagGGACATAATTTCTAATCacgaaaaatatggaaagctGAATAGAGATTGAGAAAAACATTGGGTTATTATACCTTATTGATCCGAGCACTCGAATCTGAGGATCCTAGCAGTGATCTAAACGGTTTTTCATCTAACGTTTCATCTGAAACTGCTTAGACATCTTCAGAGATTTCTCAGTCGTGCATTGTTACACGATACTAGACTTCTTCAAACTAGTTGTTCTCAGGATTCATAGATGGAGTAGGGAAAGGTGATTTTTCCTCTTCCCCTCCATTTTTGACTGCTTCGGTTCTGGTTCGATCTATTTCTGCCAACTAGGCTCTCACACCTCTTCATCTAGTGATAGAGAGAGTGGCCTATAAGGCCACTCTAAGACTATCTAGGGAAGGTACCGGTAATGAGGGAATTAAGAATAAGAGAGCCTGGTCCTCAATGACTAATTACATACCATCAGCGAACCTACCCAGTGACGTGATGTTAAAGAAAATTAGAATCGAAAAAGCCTTCATCACGATACTATGTACAAAAGAAGATTGGAAAAAGGAGTCCAAAATCCCagttctcaaaaagaataccatcaaatggtaaacagatggttccaaaaccacgatggggactggcgctggagtatttAGGGCTGGCAAGGCaacaaatgctcaatatcgctaggtcactgtctaagtgtctttcaggcagagatacttgcaatagaaagatgtgtagaaagGAAGCAAAAAACTATCAGTTCTGCGtaatagcgatacattctgaaaGTCAGTTttcaatcaaagcactgagctcacatatcatagATTATAAGATGATATAAGTGccgaagaaaaaatgaaattatttgtttcGTGACAATGTCATCagttgagattttgaattttatagcttCCTATTTTACTTTTCTCCATTCTAATACCTAAGCACCTACTGAGTGTTGTAACACATTGtgtaaaatattgattattatatTGCACGATCAAATTGTGAATTCTTTTGAAactagaattgaatttgaaacaaaataacGTAATCCTCTCAGAAAATGTAAACTTCGAGTCTATTTGCTCTACAGCAAAAATAAGTATTGAAAAGTAAATCTTTGAGAAAATTCAAAGCCACATATTGAAATTCATGCAATGGCGACCCTGTGACATGGCCACTAAGGTTACACTCAGTAGGTGCGAGGGCTTTAGAATGAAAAGAAAGTTGAACAGAAAGCTATAAAGTTCGAAACCTCAGCTGATAACAATGAAAACATCACATATTatcataaaagaaataaaaacacgACCGTTTTTGAAAAAAGTTACATAAAACATGAATTCTTTCGTTTGTTACTCTTTTAAAAAAAGTGTGTCATTCAATGTGAGAATTGAATTCATCAGactaaattatgttttttttttcatggcaataaGAACATTCCTCTAATATGTGTAAAAAATATAGCTCTTGAAGTCTAAAGAAAAAACTCCATAAATTGAGTTCTACCCTGGAATTATGAAAATAACATGTACCGTTTCGAAGGGTTGTATTAACTGAGCAAAcacaaaatttaaacaaaatcaAACGGCTGATTTCCAAATGACTagaaatttaggccaattttcatgaatcaccctgtatcggCGAAACTAATAGCCTTAGAATacacaacaagctacttttctgaaaggcctggatgacctgcattcactACTAGGTTATGACCAACCACtcatacaccctgtatatcatatgattgaaacaatattaattcataatttttctgacTGACTATTATTGATAATTAATTCTAGGAAGTCTATCTTGCGGATTGACCCATACGTTAGTTACTCCCCTGGATTTGATTAAATGTCGAATACAAGTTAACCCCGGAAAATACGTTGGAGTTTTCAATGGATTCAAAGTGACTCTTGCAGAAGATGGATCGAAAGCTCTGGTGAGAGGATGGGCGCCAACATTTATCGGCTATTCCATACAAGGATTCTGCAAATTTGGATTTTATGAGTTGTTCAAGGTGATTTTATTCAATACTTAAATATTTAGTGAAAATCTACTTAATTCGACTTATACACAGTTGCAGTAACgctcattaaaatttaatgtcgCATTTAAATTTCGATCCTCCATTAAACGGTGCAGGTAGCAAATATGACGAGCCTATCAGGggatttaaaattttaatgacggaattaaatttcaatgaacgttcctgcaagTGGGTGTAAATGAGATAATCACATCTTCGATGAAGTCGATatcgttcagaaattttttttttacttttggtTTTCCCCTGTAACTATATCTAAGGAAAACATTTGAaagtttaaattgaaaaatacatatatgttatccattttgtggtcCCTAAAATAAAAGTGATCAAAATAtactttcatttagaatatccacatagttttttatttcaatataatgcttggaTCTCGACATTATGTATGGAttacaatttcattcaaatgtCCTGCGTGTGATCTCTTACAGGGAACGACCCTTGTGaagtaattttcgatgactcgctAGCAAATTTCGGGCAATATCTCCAATAACTTGACGGATTTTGGTTTTTAAATCATAAATAGTAGGAGGATTATCAGAATAAACACAATCCTTCTTATAATCCCACAAAGAATCCAAAGGCGATGACACACacatcttggtggccaattcagaTCGAAACTATTTATCACGCGTCCTGGGAATTCCTCTTGcaattgtagtgactctgtctgctcgagaggtggcgttatgggtgtcGTGCCACACTCTACTTTGGCCCCGGCGGATTTATAGGGGTCGCctcgttgcagcagagtcacctctctacgatggtgtgagagggtgtatTAGGCAGAGATCACTGTGTTTTTGGAAGCAAACATGCATAATCCTGAGGGAGAGGGAGCTCCTTCGTAAATTTGGCTCCAAAACATCTCGCCAAACATTAAAGCTGCAAAGGGTCGTTTTGAGTGACTTGTTGCACCATCTTGCTGGAAACACATCTCTTCCACTTCCAAACAATTTATTCAGGACAAAGAAATCTGTAATCAGTTTGCTATAGAGATGAAAATTGGTGGACTGAATGAAACCTGCTTCATTTTCAAGGAAGTACTGTTCAATCACTCCACCATACCAAATTGCACAGCACACAGTGACTTTTTGTGGATGCAATGATCTCTCAACAGCTACATGAGGATTTTCACTGTCCCATATGCGACATTTTTGTCTGTTTACATAGCCACCGAGTCAAGAATGTGTTAGGTGGCTGAAGAAGATTCGATGCGATAAATCGTCATTTAAACGTTGTTGTTCAAGCACCCAATCGACATATGTTTATGATCAGCTGGCTTTGAttcttgtgtcaactgaactttaaaagacCCATAGACGTGCAATAATATAGTGCAAATAGATTGCACAAGAAAATTGAGGTGGCCCATAGACGTtcaataataatagaatattatAGTTTTGCAATAAAATTGAACGTGTATGTGTCACATTGCACAATAACACCCAtaggtgatgaaatatttttccgcATTGcacaataaatatctaattcatttgatttcattcaatattattgcACAACTCCCAATATTGTACAATAATATTGTACGTCTATGGGCTGCTTTATATGAATGGAGATACAAATCCGGATGCGTGCCGAGAAATAgataaatttggatcttttTCAAGACTTTCACTTACAGCAGCGATATTTTCGATGATTAATAGGCCATAAGACATGAGTAAAATATTCAGTCAAATCATTAAGATGCCTGCTATTTTGTTTGTTAGTCATCTTTGGTTGAggtatgcggtactgatgatccctaataaggatgaaaccggtatatcgctactctcccttgatgacatgcattctccttggtttactttcgattttgattcctatgaaatatcgtgaaaatcttctgtttgacaatggttatgttgatggcattttttgttgatacattaaccagataaataattaatataggATGATATTACatacttggaaatcgtacttctttttttttgtattttcttcaaaatattcagtcttttcgaattttttttactgcCCTACCAAATACACGCTCAGATGACGTTCATGTCGACCACAATCTGCTTGTGTGCACAAAAcgtacagaatcattatttttgtattaaGATTTCACAATTTTGATAAGCTCAACGACTCATATGTTGAATGGCTAACTTTCAACTAAACATAAGACGCTTTGGAAGCCAGTTTTGTTTGACTTATGTCATTGAAACAATGCTGTCAAACCCGGACCACGACATGGATAACCCAGTATAATATCTGTTTAAGTAACATTCTCGTTGACTATAACTTCGGATCATTAAAAAATATGGATGTCATATATCTAAAggatgaattttttcttcaacagaTAGTCTACAGTGATATGATTGGCGAAGAAAACACTTACATCTATCGTACCTGGCTATACCTGCTTGCCAGTGCCTCTGCAGAAGTTTTCGCAGACATCGGTTTAGCACCTATGGAAGCAGCAAAAGTCAAAATTCAAACGACGCCAGGTTATACGGATCGATTAAGAGAAGCTATTCCTAgaattataaaagaagaaggACCAGGGGGTTTCTATAAAGGTGTGAAGCAAAAATACAACTTGCTATGTCTTATAGCATTGGAAAATTCAGGGCTTTTTAACTGTGGTCTAGTCGGTTCGGTTCGGAAGATGCGTTACGCATCTTCGTAGGTTTCTATCTTCGTAGGTTTCTAGGTCGTAGATTGTAACTTGACTCTGGAGAAATCCAGTGTCGAGTAACAATCTGCGACCTcaaacctctgaagatgcttaTTGCTGACTGCAAGATGACGCAGGCAGAACGCTAGACGTTATACCTTTGGATGTTGCTGAGGCTAGAACTTTTTAGTTATCTGCCGAGATGACCACTTAGATCGCAGATCTTGACTCTTCTAGCACCGAAGTTAGTTTGAGCATCTATAGTAGGAGTATTTTCTTACTTGAGAACTCATGGCTATCAGGAATGTATCCAATGAGAATACTCGAGTGAGGCTCCGTGGTTATTATTATCAGTTTACCTCCTTCTCAGGGTTTCAGATCCAAACCAATGGTCACAAGATCACAAGCTAGGGGCAAATACAACGAGTCAGAAAACATATTTTAGCAGCTAATTTTTTTAATCTAACGATCTTATCCAGAAGCCTCTTCGATGACCCCCAGCGGGTCTATTCTTGGAGTTCATCTGGGTATTTCTGATGTTCACCCTTAGATCAGAGATAACCTGGAAGCATTTATGTTTTCAAAAGATTCTTGGGCTTTTGCAGCCTCTGTTTTCGTAGGCTTTGGCTCCTTAGATTTCAGTGTGATGCCCTTTATTTTAACTCATTCCTTGGTTTTAGGGCCGCATTCTTAAGCTCTCAACTTTTAGTGTTTCACCCTCAGATCTTTGGCAGATGGTTTTGAAGGCCACTTTCCTGTCTTCTTCAACTTTGAGACTATCTTTGATGAGAAACTTCTTTTTGACGGCAGCGCCAACGGGTCTGTCCTTTTAAGAGTCATATCTTTGAGACTCCTCATTGCCTCTTTGCAGAAGTATTTATTTAACCTCAGTTAGGGCCAGAACCTGCATCTTGTCCTATTGGTTACGGAACATTGAGGCTGTGTTCTTCCTCAGTTGGTACATTTGAGCTATTACTTTTCTCTCTCATTCAGATTCTACGGTTAGCAAGGGAAAATATAGCAACCTAGAGCAAATCCCC is a window of Harmonia axyridis chromosome 2, icHarAxyr1.1, whole genome shotgun sequence DNA encoding:
- the LOC123672338 gene encoding phosphate carrier protein, mitochondrial-like, whose amino-acid sequence is MYVEFLTKFKWCENKHQQKPLNDEHQRSSTKSLVFGRSIAFASTNEGYCCEIGSLRYYLLCGIGGSLSCGLTHTLVTPLDLIKCRIQVNPGKYVGVFNGFKVTLAEDGSKALVRGWAPTFIGYSIQGFCKFGFYELFKIVYSDMIGEENTYIYRTWLYLLASASAEVFADIGLAPMEAAKVKIQTTPGYTDRLREAIPRIIKEEGPGGFYKGLVPLWMRQIPYTMMKFACFERTVELLYIHVVPKPRAECSKGEQLIVTFAAGYIAGVLCAIVSHPADSVISKLNQSKGSSSMEVVKAMGFAGLWKGIVPRIVMIGTLTALQWFIYDAFKVAARLPRPPPPHMPESLRKKMGDDR